A genomic window from Methanobrevibacter sp. TLL-48-HuF1 includes:
- a CDS encoding Coenzyme F420 hydrogenase/dehydrogenase, beta subunit C-terminal domain → MSSNYILARSKDEEILKKAAVGGAVTGILQYLLDNNIIDCVLTLKPEDDIYDGIPTIATTSEELLKTSGSLHCAPTMTADLISKYLSDKKIGIVVKPCDAKAVNELIKRHRINPDNIYTIGLNCGGTISPITAREMLKLYYDIDPSSVVKEEIAKGKFIVELEDGSEKAVSIDELEENGYGRRHNCQRCELKVPRNADIACGNWGAEDGWTFIEINSEKGAKIVNQAKAEGYIEGKTPSEKAIGIRSKIENLMIKMGEKEKTSLLDEDISISSDEWNRCIQCYACRDICPICWCNECELEKSYFENENENCPPSAISFQGVRLSHMAFSCVNCGQCGDVCPMEIPVDKLFDKIQRKYKNRTGYVAGISEEKPPLYSPKKEIL, encoded by the coding sequence ATGAGTTCAAATTATATTCTAGCTCGTTCTAAAGACGAAGAAATATTAAAAAAAGCTGCTGTTGGAGGAGCTGTAACCGGAATTTTACAATATTTATTAGACAACAACATTATAGACTGTGTTTTAACATTAAAACCTGAAGATGATATCTATGATGGAATTCCAACTATTGCAACAACTAGTGAAGAATTATTAAAAACAAGCGGTTCACTCCATTGTGCACCAACAATGACTGCAGACCTCATCAGCAAATATTTATCTGATAAAAAAATCGGAATAGTTGTAAAACCATGTGATGCAAAAGCAGTAAATGAGTTAATTAAAAGACACAGAATCAATCCTGACAATATTTACACTATAGGATTAAACTGTGGGGGAACTATAAGTCCAATAACAGCACGTGAAATGCTTAAACTATACTATGACATTGATCCAAGTTCTGTTGTTAAAGAAGAAATTGCAAAAGGTAAATTCATAGTTGAACTAGAAGACGGCAGCGAAAAAGCTGTCAGTATCGATGAACTGGAAGAAAACGGATATGGTAGAAGACATAACTGCCAAAGATGTGAACTTAAAGTTCCACGTAATGCAGATATAGCCTGTGGAAACTGGGGTGCTGAAGACGGCTGGACATTCATTGAAATAAATTCCGAAAAAGGAGCAAAAATAGTAAACCAGGCAAAAGCTGAAGGTTACATCGAAGGTAAAACACCTAGTGAAAAAGCTATTGGAATAAGAAGCAAAATAGAAAATCTCATGATAAAAATGGGTGAAAAAGAAAAAACCTCACTTTTAGACGAAGATATTTCCATTAGCTCTGATGAATGGAACAGATGTATTCAATGTTATGCATGTAGAGACATATGTCCAATCTGCTGGTGTAATGAATGTGAATTAGAAAAATCATACTTTGAAAATGAAAACGAAAATTGTCCACCAAGTGCTATTTCATTCCAAGGTGTAAGATTATCCCACATGGCATTTAGTTGTGTAAACTGCGGACAGTGCGGAGATGTATGTCCTATGGAAATACCAGTTGATAAACTATTCGACAAAATACAAAGAAAATATAAAAATAGAACTGGATATGTTGCAGGAATATCCGAAGAGAAACCTCCATTATACAGTCCAAAAAAAGAGATTTTATAA
- a CDS encoding molybdopterin-dependent oxidoreductase, with the protein MLNLKHTICPSCSTGCGITLISNNKELLGTYPYKRHEINEGKNCKNGRYCFTNYSFNKIDEPSIVNNGKLNESDFKSIIEQIIEDIKNVEPEQFGILCSGNSTNEELDLMKKFSESYGNKLFLYENGFVNLDKTVANYDDINNSKTILIIGDLYDENPLVARRVIMAKENGAKVICADNENKNTTSINSDKYIQFDSVSEFLNSLDEEILDELNEDAIIIFNKVDNEEDCQKISEIGLKTNAKILPIYNKCNSKGALNKIDPINLNELKEELKNIEVLLIVNENPLDYITEDDLNSIKKIVTISYFKNDIVNKSDYVIPGKPWAFKEGSYTNSVNTNQNFKISVPDIVNENLSEIEILMKISEKLDIDL; encoded by the coding sequence ATGTTAAATTTAAAGCATACAATATGCCCATCATGTAGTACTGGCTGCGGCATAACTTTAATCTCAAATAATAAAGAATTACTTGGAACTTATCCCTACAAAAGACATGAAATTAATGAAGGAAAAAACTGTAAAAATGGTAGATACTGTTTTACAAACTATTCATTTAATAAAATCGATGAACCTTCCATAGTAAATAACGGAAAATTAAATGAATCTGATTTTAAAAGCATTATAGAACAGATTATAGAAGATATAAAAAATGTAGAACCAGAACAGTTTGGGATTTTATGTTCCGGAAATTCAACAAATGAAGAATTGGATTTGATGAAAAAATTTAGCGAAAGCTATGGAAACAAATTATTCTTATATGAAAATGGATTTGTAAACCTTGACAAAACAGTAGCAAATTACGATGACATCAACAATTCCAAAACCATTTTGATTATCGGAGACTTATATGATGAAAACCCTTTAGTTGCCAGAAGAGTAATAATGGCTAAAGAAAATGGTGCAAAAGTTATTTGTGCAGATAATGAAAATAAAAACACTACCTCCATAAACTCCGATAAATATATTCAATTTGACTCTGTAAGTGAATTCCTCAATAGTTTAGATGAAGAAATTTTAGATGAATTAAATGAAGATGCAATTATAATATTCAATAAGGTAGACAATGAAGAAGATTGCCAAAAAATATCTGAAATAGGATTAAAAACCAATGCTAAAATTTTACCTATATACAACAAATGTAACAGTAAAGGAGCATTAAATAAAATAGATCCTATTAATTTAAATGAATTAAAAGAAGAATTGAAAAATATTGAAGTTTTATTAATTGTCAATGAAAATCCTCTTGATTATATAACTGAAGATGATTTAAACAGCATAAAAAAAATAGTTACCATTTCTTATTTTAAAAATGATATTGTAAATAAAAGCGATTATGTAATTCCTGGAAAACCTTGGGCTTTTAAAGAAGGATCTTACACAAACAGTGTAAATACAAATCAAAACTTTAAAATATCTGTTCCAGACATTGTAAATGAAAATCTTTCTGAAATTGAAATTTTAATGAAAATTTCCGAAAAATTAGATATTGATTTATAG
- a CDS encoding ATPase — MNETTILVWINIAIIGIIAIIIVKLYFRKDELEKDDSPLLSKDSLDGLIPSNKNNQNNLSKTAPTKSFVSTYFSKQDQPKGTSLRKQGQIPEDNFNSYIVPETNEHLFSNKIETKEEEPGKPINFNYETKVQKFQEPINETQMDIMSKNNKNMKKEKNENNISLEEKPKHELKDLFSIDELIKESKRKDNEREKESKTIRKEKEDTTEIKKSIKQMKEGKKEESPITEIKKDSIESITETPAESKKEVNFYDAVNDTTKDKVKEKSDTEDIANAIKSSKKEEKTPKDESIADILAKDKKEEITDDVSKEENIKDILIEDETEDKTPEEENIADVLANDEEIKTPTLKSPTKIESKEDELSVLPAVEEDYEFGAPLEESELFKDEEEPEENVLSDLDYRKDLAKITNTIKNSKIFNEVKEKLAPENQINEKEHITDEMYLRNVGTYKEEEPAFPEYEPIINERHEEYPSDYDYTEPTQEQLLRQENTRKVLNMVKNSETDKASQTLKIKEKPEKNNLKIKINNDEVILRKGAEIIFKHDGESYSSKVYGIRGNDISVKYRGKKITINPKDIKKIY; from the coding sequence ATGAATGAAACTACTATATTAGTGTGGATTAATATTGCGATAATTGGTATAATCGCTATAATTATCGTAAAATTGTATTTTAGAAAAGATGAATTAGAAAAAGACGACTCTCCTTTATTATCTAAGGATAGTTTAGATGGATTAATCCCATCCAATAAAAATAATCAAAATAATTTATCAAAAACCGCTCCAACTAAATCTTTTGTTTCAACATACTTCTCTAAACAAGATCAGCCTAAAGGTACTTCCTTAAGAAAACAAGGTCAAATACCGGAAGATAACTTCAATAGCTATATTGTTCCTGAAACCAATGAACACCTATTTTCCAACAAAATAGAAACAAAAGAAGAAGAACCAGGAAAACCTATAAATTTTAATTATGAAACAAAAGTTCAAAAGTTCCAAGAACCAATTAACGAAACCCAGATGGATATTATGAGTAAAAATAATAAAAACATGAAAAAAGAAAAAAATGAAAATAATATTTCATTGGAAGAAAAACCAAAACATGAATTAAAAGATTTATTCAGTATCGATGAATTGATTAAAGAATCAAAAAGAAAAGATAATGAAAGGGAAAAAGAATCTAAAACCATCAGAAAAGAAAAAGAAGATACGACAGAAATTAAAAAAAGTATCAAACAAATGAAAGAAGGTAAAAAAGAAGAATCTCCAATAACTGAAATTAAAAAAGATTCAATTGAATCCATTACTGAAACACCAGCTGAAAGTAAAAAAGAAGTTAATTTTTATGATGCTGTTAATGACACAACTAAAGATAAAGTTAAAGAAAAATCAGATACTGAAGATATAGCTAATGCAATTAAATCCAGTAAAAAAGAAGAAAAAACACCTAAAGATGAAAGTATCGCAGATATTTTAGCTAAAGATAAAAAAGAAGAAATTACTGATGATGTTTCAAAAGAAGAAAATATTAAAGATATTTTAATTGAAGATGAAACAGAAGATAAAACACCTGAGGAAGAAAATATTGCAGATGTTTTAGCTAATGATGAAGAAATAAAAACACCAACTTTAAAATCTCCAACTAAAATCGAATCAAAAGAAGATGAATTAAGTGTTCTTCCAGCTGTTGAAGAGGATTATGAATTTGGAGCTCCATTAGAAGAATCTGAATTATTTAAAGATGAAGAAGAACCAGAAGAAAATGTATTAAGTGATTTAGACTACAGAAAAGATTTAGCTAAAATAACAAACACTATTAAAAACTCTAAAATATTCAATGAAGTAAAAGAAAAACTTGCACCGGAAAATCAAATAAATGAAAAAGAACACATTACAGATGAAATGTATTTAAGAAATGTTGGTACATACAAAGAAGAAGAACCTGCATTTCCAGAATATGAACCTATCATAAATGAAAGGCATGAAGAGTATCCAAGTGACTATGATTACACTGAACCAACTCAAGAACAATTACTAAGACAGGAAAATACACGTAAAGTATTAAACATGGTTAAAAATTCTGAAACAGACAAAGCATCACAAACACTTAAAATAAAAGAAAAACCAGAAAAAAATAATCTTAAAATAAAAATAAACAATGATGAAGTAATTCTTCGCAAAGGTGCTGAAATTATCTTTAAGCATGACGGTGAATCATACTCAAGTAAAGTCTATGGCATTAGAGGTAATGACATATCTGTAAAATACAGAGGTAAAAAAATTACTATTAATCCAAAAGACATTAAAAAAATATATTAA
- a CDS encoding MFS transporter — MNANKKRDFIVITVASLATFYGAYMGNVTPVALPKMAEIFGLSNIMQNWVTNIFLLTMGVLAIPLGKLCSRYGVKKTFIYSVILMLIGSIGTPLSHTIPELLIFRVIQGIGGAGLCVDSMLIIAEAISPEKRGQALGITVSCTYIGIALAPVLGGSLTYNFGWESIFWVMIPFILLNLILLFTIKEEWFKYQNEKFDLKGSIVFAIGILLLIYGFSIFNTAIGFIITVAGVLLLILFGKIELNSKYPAYDIKLYKNKKFLSSNIASILSYIATFVVTTIVNYNFQYVRGFDSQLSGLILITFPLLMAIVAPAAGKLSDRIDPQKIATIGMIIVTVGLILLVPLDKDTSIAIVLVSLALQGIGYGLFASPNINTIMSSVPPKDTPMASSAVATMRILGQTLSTGILTVIFAIMMGNVIIQPSNYPQLISCSQITLLIITIISALCFIVCHIGYKSKDKLYF; from the coding sequence ATGAATGCAAATAAAAAAAGAGATTTTATTGTTATAACTGTAGCCTCTCTCGCCACATTTTACGGTGCATACATGGGAAATGTTACGCCTGTTGCACTGCCTAAAATGGCTGAAATTTTTGGATTAAGTAATATAATGCAAAATTGGGTTACAAACATATTTTTATTAACAATGGGAGTATTGGCTATTCCTTTAGGAAAGCTCTGCAGCAGATATGGAGTTAAGAAAACATTTATTTACTCTGTAATTTTAATGTTAATCGGAAGTATTGGAACTCCATTATCACACACAATTCCGGAATTATTAATATTTAGAGTAATTCAGGGAATCGGAGGTGCCGGCCTTTGTGTAGATTCAATGTTAATAATTGCTGAGGCAATAAGTCCTGAAAAAAGAGGTCAGGCACTGGGAATAACTGTAAGCTGCACATATATCGGAATTGCACTGGCACCAGTACTTGGAGGCAGTCTAACCTATAATTTCGGCTGGGAATCCATATTCTGGGTAATGATTCCATTTATATTATTAAACCTAATATTACTTTTTACAATAAAAGAGGAATGGTTCAAATACCAAAATGAAAAATTCGACTTGAAAGGTTCTATAGTCTTTGCAATTGGAATCTTATTATTGATTTACGGATTTTCAATATTTAATACAGCAATAGGATTTATAATAACTGTTGCTGGAGTGCTTTTACTGATTTTATTTGGTAAAATTGAGTTAAACTCCAAATATCCTGCATATGACATAAAATTATATAAAAATAAGAAATTTTTATCAAGCAATATAGCCAGTATATTAAGTTACATAGCTACCTTTGTAGTAACTACAATTGTCAATTACAATTTCCAGTATGTTCGTGGTTTTGATTCACAGCTTTCAGGACTGATTTTAATTACATTCCCATTATTGATGGCTATTGTAGCTCCGGCAGCTGGAAAATTATCTGATAGAATTGATCCTCAAAAAATTGCAACAATCGGAATGATAATTGTAACTGTCGGTTTAATCCTGCTTGTACCTCTTGATAAAGACACATCAATTGCAATTGTACTTGTATCACTTGCATTGCAGGGTATAGGCTACGGATTATTCGCAAGTCCAAACATCAACACTATAATGAGCAGTGTTCCACCAAAAGATACTCCAATGGCATCAAGTGCAGTAGCTACAATGAGAATACTCGGTCAAACATTAAGTACTGGAATATTAACTGTGATTTTTGCAATAATGATGGGAAATGTAATAATTCAGCCATCTAACTATCCGCAGCTGATTTCCTGTTCCCAAATAACATTACTGATTATAACTATAATCAGTGCTCTTTGTTTTATTGTCTGTCATATAGGTTACAAATCCAAGGACAAACTGTATTTTTAA
- a CDS encoding LL-diaminopimelate aminotransferase encodes MVVKINENYLKLKSSYLFVEVARREAEFQKNNPDADVIKMGIGDVTKPLAPSVIKAFKGAVDEMGKADTFRGYGPEQGYDFLAEEIIKNDFEPFGVSLDTDEVFISDGAKCDTGNIQEIFDLGNKIAVTDPVYTVYVDTNVMAGRTGEMKDDGMYEGLTYLKCNAENGFVPELPKEDVDIIYLCYPNNPTGTTLTYDQLKVFVDYAIEHKALILFDAAYECFISEDDVPHTIYEIDGAKNVAIEFRSFSKMAGFTGTRCAYTVVPKELIGYDSEGNEVQLNQLWNRRQTTKFNGVSYPVQVAAAAVYSDEGKKEIKETIDYYMENAKVIKSSLEELGLEVYGGVNSPYIWVKTPNNMDSWAFFDLLLNEANVVGTPGSGFGPSGEGYLRLTAFNTLENTKEAMNRISKLNF; translated from the coding sequence ATGGTTGTTAAAATTAATGAAAACTATCTTAAATTAAAAAGTAGTTATCTTTTTGTTGAAGTAGCAAGAAGAGAAGCTGAATTCCAAAAAAATAATCCTGATGCTGATGTTATTAAAATGGGTATCGGAGATGTTACTAAACCATTAGCTCCTAGTGTTATTAAAGCATTTAAAGGTGCTGTTGATGAAATGGGTAAAGCAGATACATTTAGAGGTTATGGTCCTGAACAAGGATATGATTTTTTAGCTGAAGAAATTATTAAAAATGATTTTGAACCGTTTGGAGTTTCTCTTGACACTGATGAAGTATTTATTAGTGATGGAGCTAAATGTGATACTGGTAATATTCAGGAAATTTTTGATTTAGGTAATAAAATAGCTGTTACAGATCCGGTTTACACAGTATATGTTGATACTAATGTAATGGCTGGAAGAACTGGTGAAATGAAAGATGATGGTATGTATGAAGGACTTACATATTTAAAATGCAATGCAGAAAATGGATTTGTTCCGGAACTTCCAAAAGAAGATGTTGATATTATTTACTTATGTTATCCAAATAACCCAACAGGTACTACTCTTACTTATGATCAGTTAAAAGTATTTGTTGATTATGCAATTGAACATAAAGCACTTATTTTATTTGATGCAGCATATGAATGTTTCATTAGTGAAGATGATGTGCCTCATACTATTTATGAAATTGATGGGGCTAAAAATGTAGCTATTGAATTCAGAAGCTTTTCTAAAATGGCAGGTTTTACTGGTACCCGTTGTGCTTACACTGTTGTTCCTAAAGAATTAATAGGTTATGACAGCGAAGGTAATGAGGTTCAGTTAAACCAATTATGGAACAGAAGACAAACTACAAAATTCAATGGTGTTTCTTATCCTGTTCAAGTTGCAGCTGCTGCAGTTTATTCTGATGAAGGTAAAAAAGAAATTAAAGAAACTATTGACTATTATATGGAAAATGCAAAAGTAATCAAATCTAGCTTAGAAGAATTAGGTCTTGAAGTTTATGGTGGAGTTAATTCACCTTATATATGGGTTAAAACTCCAAATAATATGGATTCATGGGCATTCTTTGATTTATTATTAAATGAAGCTAATGTAGTTGGAACTCCAGGTTCCGGATTTGGACCAAGTGGTGAAGGTTATTTAAGACTTACTGCATTTAATACTTTAGAAAATACTAAAGAAGCAATGAATAGAATTTCTAAATTAAATTTTTAG
- a CDS encoding 4Fe-4S binding protein, whose translation MIIFNTDDCIKCEACEGICPSNAIKVQPNNIIHCDTCGDSPKCAEICPNDALKVDFLTLEEGGAQQARLIFNGLKCDQCGKCVETCPQNTITLTNNPKIPIEGFCVMCQQCVEICPLDYVGIEGVKNPNHRELNIEGPIYIENCVGCGTCIEECPVQAISLNELGEPIEINSEICIKCGVCSQTCPWNAVFISEKIPTKRTKEITEFKLNESSCIGCKTCVEICPGDFIKFNDNNLTITLPKMCAACGLCEKMCSVNAISLNVKLHDATPCTEEGVVCDAEKCDHIGACAMKCPTQAIHVVTKTGMSVPEQIKTDEDPSFKSCIRCGACASSCPNNALTLDTEFEINKDGTLIKRPRIQYNPSKCDQCGDCVNSCPYNMLKTTDNPKLPIAGFCTLCGQCIETCPEKALSYK comes from the coding sequence ATGATTATTTTTAATACTGACGATTGTATTAAATGTGAAGCCTGCGAAGGAATATGTCCTTCAAATGCTATAAAAGTACAACCTAATAACATAATTCACTGTGATACTTGTGGCGATTCCCCTAAATGTGCTGAAATATGTCCCAATGATGCATTAAAAGTAGACTTTTTAACACTTGAAGAAGGTGGCGCCCAGCAAGCAAGATTAATTTTTAATGGCCTAAAATGTGATCAGTGCGGAAAATGTGTAGAAACATGCCCTCAAAACACTATAACATTAACCAACAATCCTAAAATTCCTATTGAGGGATTTTGTGTCATGTGTCAGCAATGTGTTGAAATATGTCCTTTGGATTATGTGGGCATTGAAGGCGTTAAAAATCCAAATCATCGCGAACTTAATATTGAAGGACCGATTTATATTGAAAACTGTGTTGGGTGCGGAACCTGTATTGAAGAATGTCCTGTACAGGCAATCAGTTTAAATGAACTTGGCGAACCAATAGAAATTAATTCTGAAATTTGCATTAAATGCGGTGTTTGTTCTCAAACCTGTCCATGGAATGCAGTGTTTATCTCTGAAAAAATTCCAACAAAAAGAACAAAAGAAATTACTGAATTTAAACTAAATGAATCCTCATGTATAGGTTGTAAAACATGTGTTGAAATATGTCCCGGAGACTTTATTAAATTCAATGACAACAATCTAACAATAACTCTTCCAAAAATGTGTGCAGCATGCGGTTTATGTGAAAAAATGTGTTCAGTAAATGCAATTTCATTAAATGTAAAACTCCATGACGCAACACCATGTACTGAAGAGGGAGTAGTTTGTGATGCAGAAAAATGTGACCATATCGGAGCATGTGCAATGAAATGTCCTACACAAGCTATTCATGTGGTTACAAAAACAGGAATGTCAGTTCCTGAACAGATAAAAACTGATGAAGATCCTTCATTTAAAAGTTGTATACGCTGCGGAGCATGTGCATCATCTTGTCCGAATAATGCATTAACATTAGATACGGAATTTGAAATAAATAAAGATGGCACACTTATAAAAAGACCAAGAATACAATATAATCCATCAAAATGTGACCAATGTGGAGATTGTGTAAACAGTTGCCCATATAATATGCTAAAAACAACAGATAATCCTAAACTTCCAATAGCAGGATTCTGTACATTATGTGGACAATGTATCGAAACATGTCCTGAAAAAGCTTTAAGTTACAAATAG
- a CDS encoding hydrogenase iron-sulfur subunit, with the protein MSDVKIVGLLCNWCCYGGADTAGTARMQYPPNIRIIRVMCSGRINPSLVFKAFKEGADGVFVGGCHLGDCHYDAGNYKWNRRAFMVQDIVEEFGIEKERFRFEWVSASEGEKFQKTMEEFEKTVSKLGPLNLE; encoded by the coding sequence ATGAGTGATGTTAAAATAGTAGGATTATTATGTAATTGGTGTTGTTATGGTGGTGCAGATACAGCTGGAACTGCAAGAATGCAATATCCTCCAAACATTAGAATTATAAGAGTAATGTGTTCTGGTAGAATTAACCCGTCTTTAGTTTTTAAAGCATTTAAAGAAGGTGCTGACGGAGTATTCGTAGGTGGATGTCATCTTGGAGATTGTCACTATGATGCAGGAAATTATAAATGGAACAGAAGAGCATTTATGGTTCAAGACATTGTAGAAGAATTTGGTATTGAAAAAGAAAGATTTAGATTTGAATGGGTATCTGCTTCAGAAGGTGAAAAATTCCAAAAAACAATGGAAGAATTTGAAAAAACAGTCAGCAAATTAGGTCCTTTGAATTTAGAATAA
- a CDS encoding DUF6882 domain-containing protein, whose protein sequence is MRKIEKPVEIEQGDSFKVILSKYGALALDKQENLSELIGDLEGQLDIENGVLTFSDDISFDVQILGFFNEEAKKWSWAWDNENVGFDESLIEAANEIHEIGLKYEINQFITPEFETTFDDCHIWAMVATSILKMDGYYGVNMEGLDIFVAFKSDLIIENNSVLKFRDTFYTFQKNFEIFPKIAFESYTKLKGYSFKQKEEFAVAKIGESRIIASFTERGNVTHIQMLLEDE, encoded by the coding sequence GTGAGAAAAATTGAAAAGCCAGTTGAAATTGAACAAGGTGATTCTTTTAAAGTTATTTTATCTAAATACGGTGCTTTAGCTTTAGATAAACAGGAAAACTTATCAGAATTAATCGGAGATTTGGAAGGTCAGTTGGATATTGAAAATGGTGTCTTAACATTTAGTGATGACATTTCTTTTGATGTTCAGATTTTAGGTTTCTTTAATGAGGAAGCTAAAAAATGGTCATGGGCATGGGATAATGAAAATGTCGGTTTTGATGAAAGTCTGATTGAAGCAGCAAATGAAATTCATGAAATTGGTTTAAAATATGAAATTAACCAGTTTATAACTCCTGAATTTGAAACAACTTTTGATGACTGTCATATTTGGGCAATGGTAGCTACCTCTATTTTAAAAATGGACGGATATTATGGAGTTAATATGGAAGGATTGGATATCTTTGTAGCTTTTAAATCTGATTTAATAATTGAAAATAATTCAGTTCTTAAATTCAGAGATACATTCTATACTTTCCAGAAGAATTTTGAAATTTTCCCAAAAATAGCTTTTGAATCATATACAAAACTTAAAGGCTATTCTTTCAAACAGAAAGAAGAGTTTGCAGTTGCTAAAATTGGTGAAAGCCGTATTATTGCAAGTTTCACTGAAAGAGGTAATGTAACTCATATTCAAATGCTTTTAGAAGATGAGTGA
- a CDS encoding glutamate--tRNA ligase, protein MNDLEEIVYKHALLNAAKHKGNANPGAVIGSIMSQEPDLRSRAKEIGPIAGKIVAQVNKLSEDEQSAQMAKYHVEVKENKQKKEEGLQELPGSHDNVVMRFAPNPSGPLHIGHARAAVPNAEYVKRYGGKLILRIEDTDPKRVFEPAYDLIPQDLEWLGIKADEVYYQSDRFEIYYDYARQLIEKGAAYMCTCDGATFKELKDNCKPCPCRDNSVEKNLELWDKFDQMHAGEAVLRVKTDINHKNPAIRDWVAMRIVEETHPRLGNKYRVYPMMNFSVAVDDHLMGMSHVLRGKDHLANSEKQKYLYDHMGWDVPEFIHYGRLKMEDIALSTSKALEGISSGKYSGWDDPRLGTLRAIARRGIQPQTIYDLITEIGVKMSDSAISWKKIYGLNRNFLEPIANRYFFVEDPVEVSVEGYEDGAVDIERPLHADHEDRGNRILPFAGKAYLASEDIKNGVARLMDAVNVDINGDKITFNSTSFEQAKDLKAKIIQWVPIEDNVNVSIVMDDASVKTGLGEGALKDLKVGDVVQFERVGFARLDEIKDNELIFYYAHK, encoded by the coding sequence TTATTAAATGCTGCTAAGCATAAAGGAAATGCAAATCCGGGGGCAGTTATTGGTTCAATTATGAGTCAGGAACCGGATTTAAGAAGTAGAGCAAAAGAAATTGGTCCAATTGCAGGAAAAATTGTAGCTCAGGTTAACAAATTAAGTGAAGATGAACAATCAGCTCAAATGGCTAAATATCATGTGGAAGTAAAAGAAAATAAACAGAAAAAAGAAGAAGGTCTTCAGGAGCTTCCAGGTTCTCATGATAATGTAGTAATGAGATTTGCTCCAAACCCAAGCGGACCTCTACACATTGGTCATGCCCGTGCAGCAGTTCCAAATGCAGAATATGTTAAAAGATATGGTGGTAAACTTATTTTAAGAATAGAAGATACTGACCCTAAAAGAGTTTTCGAACCTGCATATGATTTGATTCCTCAGGATTTGGAATGGCTGGGAATAAAAGCAGATGAAGTTTACTATCAAAGTGACAGATTTGAGATTTATTATGATTATGCTCGCCAATTGATAGAAAAAGGTGCTGCTTACATGTGTACATGTGACGGTGCTACATTTAAGGAGCTTAAAGATAACTGTAAACCTTGCCCATGTAGGGACAACAGTGTTGAGAAAAACCTTGAATTATGGGATAAATTTGATCAGATGCATGCTGGAGAAGCTGTTTTAAGAGTAAAAACAGATATCAATCATAAAAATCCGGCTATTCGTGACTGGGTAGCTATGCGTATTGTAGAAGAAACCCACCCACGTTTAGGAAATAAATACAGAGTTTACCCTATGATGAACTTTTCAGTAGCTGTGGACGATCATTTAATGGGTATGAGTCATGTACTTAGAGGAAAAGACCATTTGGCAAACAGTGAAAAACAGAAATACCTTTATGACCATATGGGGTGGGATGTTCCTGAATTTATCCATTATGGTAGGTTAAAAATGGAAGACATTGCATTAAGTACTTCTAAAGCCCTGGAAGGAATCAGCTCAGGTAAATACTCAGGATGGGATGATCCGAGATTAGGTACATTAAGAGCAATAGCAAGAAGAGGAATCCAACCTCAGACAATATATGATTTAATTACTGAAATTGGAGTTAAAATGTCTGATTCTGCCATCAGCTGGAAGAAGATTTACGGATTAAACCGTAATTTTCTGGAACCTATAGCTAATCGTTATTTCTTTGTAGAAGATCCTGTTGAAGTATCTGTTGAAGGATATGAAGATGGTGCTGTTGATATTGAAAGACCATTACATGCAGACCATGAAGACAGAGGAAACAGAATATTGCCATTTGCAGGAAAAGCATATTTAGCTAGTGAAGATATTAAAAATGGAGTAGCCAGATTAATGGATGCAGTAAATGTTGATATTAATGGGGATAAAATTACTTTTAATTCAACTTCTTTTGAACAAGCAAAAGATTTGAAAGCTAAAATTATCCAATGGGTTCCAATTGAAGATAATGTTAATGTAAGTATTGTTATGGATGATGCATCTGTAAAAACAGGTCTTGGTGAAGGAGCACTAAAAGATTTAAAAGTTGGGGATGTTGTGCAATTTGAAAGAGTTGGTTTTGCACGTTTAGATGAAATTAAAGATAATGAGTTAATATTTTATTATGCTCATAAATAG